Proteins from a genomic interval of Yarrowia lipolytica chromosome 1E, complete sequence:
- a CDS encoding uncharacterized protein (Compare to YALI0E05577g, highly similar to uniprot|Q6C1S5 Yarrowia lipolytica YALI0F13761g), which yields MCPHIYRSCLLHIEDSLLHLIVLPRNMTKTAVPRKRFLWHPADIDTYYSDDYFSDEERDFKYGRPRPTPMASLLNLNLNEYELIRFYNNESTPLLVAATGKNEDAQGLWMANVTKLASSNNALKEICMAFATMHMGHNRKKSIYILKDGREHPKTAGPLTDLTRVAGYTRLEEEVLEQMFIRLTNAVKAHQLQIVNMTLESYESVLLSSVLIYLHAMSMGPFVPLFSFDGGVDLFSLGRTIHDLTFIYSDKIEPSNPFNYSFGEDSENDREKLPREEDMWAIIDFVDTDVELSVAEKRRIKRSLTAELNNLIMLFHMDREALSVSHISAWCTFWTPSFFRLLREEHNTYALLFVCYWCGYAHMWHILFWWGDRIQEDLLNLKDHLPERVHHFLEWPLQSCTRFDINYVDLLNGKMRQLYI from the coding sequence ATGTGCCCACACATATATCGGAgctgtcttctccacattgAAGATTCTCTCTTACACTTGATCGTATTGCCTCGAAACATGACCAAAACGGCGGTCCCACGAAAACGCTTTCTGTGGCACCCTGCCGACATCGACACCTACTACTCGGATGACTATTTTTCTGACGAAGAGCGTGATTTCAAATATGGCCGACCCCGACCCACCCCCATGGCATCTCTCCTTAATCTCAACCTGAACGAGTATGAGCTCATTCGCTTCTACAATAACGAATCCACGCCACTGTTGGTGGCTGCCACAGGCAAAAACGAAGATGCCCAGGGGCTCTGGATGGCGAATGTCACGAAACTAGCATCCAGTAATAACGCTCTGAAGGAAATTTGTATGGCCTTCGCCACTATGCATATGGGACACAATCGAAAGAAGTCTATCtacattctcaaggacggAAGGGAGCACCCAAAGACAGCAGGCCCTCTAACAGACCTGACAAGAGTGGCGGGATACACACGattggaagaagaggtgctggagcagaTGTTCATCAGACTCACAAATGCAGTCAAGGCCCATCAGCTGCAAATAGTTAACATGACACTGGAGTCATACGAGTCGGTGTTGCTCTCAAGCGTGCTCATTTACCTGCATGCCATGAGCATGGGTCCATTTGTGCCTCTCTTCAGCTTTGATGGCGGAGTCGACCTGTTCAGTCTAGGACGAACCATCCACGATCTCACATTTATCTACAGTGATAAAATCGAGCCTTCGAATCCGTTCAACTACAGCTTTGGTGAGGACTCGGAAAACGACCGCGAGAAACTGCCACGGGAAGAAGATATGTGGGCAATAATCGATTTTGTGGACACAGATGTGGAGCTGAGTGTGGCAGAGAAGCGAAGGATCAAACGGTCACTGACAGCTGAGCTCAATAACCTAATCATGCTCTTTCATATGGACCGCGaggctctgtctgtgtcccACATCTCAGCATGGTGCACGTTTTGGACCCCGAGCTTCTTTAGGCTGCTACGCGAGGAGCACAACACATATGCgctgttgtttgtgtgttaTTGGTGTGGATATGCACACATGTGGCATATTCTGTTCTGGTGGGGTGATCGGATCCAAGAGGACTTATTGAATTTGAAGGATCACCTGCCAGAACGTGTACATCATTTCCTAGAGTGGCCACTCCAGAGTTGCACTCGGTTCGACATCAACTATGTCGACTTGCTAAACGGCAAGATGCGGCAGTTGTACATCTAG
- a CDS encoding uncharacterized protein (Compare to YALI0E05621g, similar to uniprot|Q9URW6 Schizosaccharomyces pombe SPAPJ696.02 SH3 domain protein, similar to Saccharomyces cerevisiae LSB3 (YFR024C-A) and YSC84 (YHR016C); ancestral locus Anc_1.356), with the protein MGINNPVPRSLRSECRKAAKILASFVKPNQIFGQDMVIPPHVLQNAEGLVILTVLKAGFLFSGRAGSGVIVSRLPDGGWSAPSALVTAGAGVGGQIGAELTDFVFILNSRKAVDSFSQTGNITLGGNMSLAAGPLGRNAEAAGSASATNVATIFAYSKTKGLFAGVSLEGSVLVERREANRKFYGNNNATAKKILSGYVEPPPDCDALFRVLESRAFRNPNDFADDDSYFRHDGDSFYDDIPSQFSDGSSVRRGGDSDDEYGGRGGGAAAGRFSSRNRDDDRRGGSRRDSSYSFRSGRDRDDDREVESITDRFRKTHFKSSYSDDPSGRRGSTRGNNDDRYDRDRDWRDKGSSRGDRGDRGDRGDRGSHYSSRSRDHENGSSRSNRDREYDRDDRYDRDDRDRDRGDRYDRYDRDEKVDRYERQKSPREKPFKPAPPPPHAPVAAAEEKAVALYTFDGEQPGDLSFRKGDVIAVVKRGVSKDDWWTGRNGATEGIFPANYVELM; encoded by the coding sequence ATGGGTATCAACAATCCTGTTCCTCGGTCGCTACGAAGCGAGTGTCGTAAGGCTGCCAAGATTCTTGCTTCTTTTGTCAAGCCCAACCAGATTTTCGGCCAGGACATGGTCATTCCGCCCCATGTTCTTCAGAACGCCGAGGGTCTTGTCATTCTGACCGTGCTCAAGGCCGGTTTCCTCTTTTCGGGCCgagctggctctggagtCATCGTTTCTCGACTTCCCGACGGAGGCTGgtctgctccttctgctcTGGTCACAGCTGGTGCCGGAGTTGGAGGCCAGATTGGAGCCGAGCTCACGGACTTCGTCTTCATTCTTAACTCCAGAAAGGCCGTTGACTCCTTCTCGCAGACCGGAAACATCACACTTGGAGGAAACATGTCTCTGGCTGCCGGACCTCTTGGTCGAAATGCCGAGGCCGCCGGTTCTGCTTCCGCCACGAATGTGGCCACCATCTTCGCCTACTCCAAGACTAAGGGTCTGTTCGCTGGAGTGTCGCTGGAGGGCTCCGTGCTGGTGGAGCGACGGGAGGCCAACCGAAAGTTCTacggcaacaacaatgccactgccaagaagattctCAGTGGTTACGTCGAGCCCCCGCCAGACTGTGACGCTCTGTTCCGAGTGCTCGAGTCCCGAGCGTTCCGAAACCCCAACGACTttgccgacgacgactcgtACTTCCGACACGACGGCGACTCGTTCTACGATGATATCCCCTCCCAGTTCTCGGACGGATCATCTGTgcgacgaggaggagacagcgacgacgagtatggaggacgaggcggaggagctgcagcagGCCGGTTCTCGTCACGAAACAGAGATGACGACCGAAGAGGAGGCTCGCGACGAGACTCGTCGTACTCATTCCGAAGCGGCCGGGACCGAGACGATGATCGTGAAGTGGAAAGCATTACGGACCGGTTTCGCAAGACACACTTCAAGTCGTCGTACTCGGATGACCCCTCTGGCCGAAGAGGCTCGACTCGGGGCAACAACGATGACCGATATGATCGGGACCGAGACTGGAGAGACAAGGGCTCTTCTCGGGGCGACCGGGGCGACCGGGGCGACCGGGGCGACCGGGGAAGCCATTACTCGTCCCGATCTCGAGACCACGAAAACGGCAGCAGTCGATCCAACCGAGACAGAGAATATGATCGGGATGACAGATACGACCGAGATGATCGGGACCGAGACCGGGGAGACCGATACGACCGATACGATCGGGACGAGAAGGTGGACCGATACGAGCGACAAAAGTCGCCTCGAGAAAAGCCGTTCAAGCCggctcctccccctcctcaTGCTCCTGTTGCAGCCGCCGAAGAGAAGGCTGTAGCTCTTTACACTTTTGATGGAGAGCAGCCCGGTGATCTGTCTTTCCGAAAGGGTGACGTCATTGCCGTGGTCAAGCGGGGTGTGTCCAAGGACGATTGGTGGACAGGCCGAAACGGCGCCACCGAGGGCATTTTCCCTGCCAACTACGTTGAATTGATGTAA
- a CDS encoding uncharacterized protein (Compare to YALI0E05599g, similar to uniprot|Q9Y7G7 Neurospora crassa NDH64 64 kDa mitochondrial NADH dehydrogenase) — translation MLRPLTRAGALSSLTRPAAVRTAFRSLHCSRPALQTHTPLSRGKKFLKFSLATFGAIGLGATALVVSFLVYDISSYKEIDDCGDIDVHALALSPRRGGPKNLPIFDSWLDDTDTPEKAESSSKPRLVVLGSGWGSVALLNALKPGDYNVTLISPSNYFLFTPMLPSATVGTLELRSITEPVRRICAAAAAHFVNASANNIDFKERLIECSQRDPVTGDTVNFYVPYDKVVVGVGCTTNTHGVKGLQYCHFLKTVDDSKSIRNQLVANLEKAALPSTSIDERKRLLSFVVCGGGPTGVEMAAEVYDLMNEDLAKHYPKALRNLVSVHVIQSRSAILNTFDHSVSEYAMERFKHDNIDLLINSRVVEVKEDRVLFSQADPKDPSKKIIKEVPFGLCLWSTGVDQSPLTKSIVKDIGAPNQTNRRAIETDPQLRILGTPEGQAYAIGDCSTVRTHVLDTALDILKSHVLASRPFSANTQETPEALEKRVHEIKLTVGEVKRLTAVLQKTLPDSSEHFVRIDELFQEYDADHSGTLSYSELTKMLKDVDQKITSLPATAQRANQQGVYLGKKLRKIASIGAAAYDTPVPYGDIDAAYYKPFKYKHLGNLAYLGNAAVFDFGKHGTFTGGLLGMYIWRSAYFSQCVSFRTRALMFQDWLKRGLFGRDFIAP, via the coding sequence ATGTTGCGACCATTGACACGTGCAGGAGCCCTGAGCTCACTGACTCGACCAGCAGCTGTCCGAACGGCCTTCAGATCACTGCATTGCTCTCGACCCGCGCTTCAGACACACACCCCGCTGTCGCGAGGCAAAAAGTTCCTCAAATTCAGCCTTGCTACTTTTGGAGCCATTGGCCTGGGAGCTACCGCTCTGGTTGTCTCCTTCCTGGTTTACGACATTTCCTCTTATAAGGAGATTGATGACTGTGGTGACATTGACGTTCATGCTCTTGCCCTGTCACCTAGAAGAGGAGGACCCAAGAACCTACCCATTTTCGACTCGTGGCTGGATGATACCGACACTCCGGAAAAAGCTGAAAGCTCCAGCAAGCCTCGTCTGGTGGTTCTGGGCTCCGGCTGGGGATCTGTAGCTCTGCTCAATGCCCTCAAACCCGGCGATTACAACGTGACTCTCATTTCTCCCTCAAACTACTTCCTGTTCACCCCCATGCTTCCCTCTGCCACCGTTGGCACTCTCGAGCTGCGATCTATCACTGAACCCGTGCGACGAATCTGTGCtgcggctgctgctcacTTTGTCAACGCCTCTGCCAACAACATTGACTTCAAGGAGCGTCTTATTGAGTGTTCCCAGAGAGACCCAGTGACCGGAGACACTGTCAACTTCTATGTTCCCTACGATAAGGTCGTTGTCGGTGTTGGATGCACTACCAATACCCACGGAGTCAAGGGCCTGCAATACTGTCACTTCCTCAAGACCGTTGACGACTCGAAGAGTATCCGAAACCAGTTGGTTGCCAACCTTGAAAAGGCCGCTCTCCCCTCTACTTCTATCGATGAGCGAAAGCGTCTGCTTTCGTTTGTtgtctgtggaggaggacccACTGGAGTGGAGATGGCTGCCGAGGTCTACGATCTGATGAACGAGGATCTGGCCAAGCACTACCCCAAGGCCCTGCGAAACCTTGTCTCTGTCCACGTCATCCAGTCTCGATCTGCCATCCTTAACACCTTTGACCATTCCGTCTCCGAGTACGCGATGGAGCGATTCAAGCACGACAACATCGATCTTCTGATCAATTCGCGAGTTgttgaggtcaaggaggaccgAGTGCTATTCTCCCAGGCTGACCCCAAGGACccctccaagaagatcatcaaggaggtgccCTTCggtctctgtctgtggtcCACCGGTGTTGATCAATCTCCTCTTACTAAGTCCATTGTTAAGGACATTGGAGCTCCCAACCAGACCAACAGACGAGCCATTGAGACCGACCCTCAGCTGCGAATTCTCGGAACCCCGGAGGGACAGGCCTACGCTATTGGTGACTGCTCTACTGTTCGAACACATGTTCTCGACACGGCTCTAGATATTCTAAAGTCCCACGTTCTTGCTTCTCGACCCTTCTCTGCCAACACTCAGGAGACTCCCGAGGCACTCGAAAAGCGAGTTCACGAGATCAAATTGACCGTTGGAGAAGTTAAGCGACTGACTGCTGTTCTGCAGAAGACTCTGCCCGACTCTTCCGAGCATTTTGTCAGAATTGATGAGCTGTTCCAGGAGTATGATGCCGATCACAGCGGAACTCTTTCCTACTCGGAACTCACCAAGATGCTCAAAGACGTGGACCAGAAGATCACATCTTTGCCCGCCACTGCCCAGCGAGCTAACCAGCAGGGTGTCTATCTCGGAAAGAAGCTCCGAAAGATTGCCTCTATCGGAGCTGCTGCCTACGACACACCTGTTCCCTACGGAGACATTGACGCCGCCTACTACAAGCCtttcaagtacaagcacctCGGAAACCTGGCCTACCTCGGTAATGCCGCTGTATTCGATTTCGGCAAGCACGGAACCTTCACCGGAGGTCTTCTGGGCATGTACATCTGGCGATCTGCCTACTTTTCGCAGTGTGTTTCTTTCCGAACCCGAGCTCTTATGTTTCAGGATTGGCTCAAGCGAGGTCTGTTTGGACGAGACTTCATCGCCCCTTAG
- a CDS encoding uncharacterized protein (Compare to YALI0E05643g, similar to uniprot|Q9WYD3 Thermotoga maritima TM0297 Oxidoreductase short chain dehydrogenase/reductase) — MSNSAKAAVVPPAPTAEDIARANAGSKEEPVFQAKNFLSKFRLDGKVAIVTGGARGLGFSMAEGLCSVGLKGIAILDVQQDLGLDAIEKLHKAYGVQAQFYKADVRDEESVNEIIDRVVHDLGSVDVVVNSAGVADLVHAAEYPADKFRRVIDINLNGSFLVTQAAARHMIKQGTGGTVVFIASMSGSIVNWPQPQSAYNASKAAVKHLSKSLAAEWAVHNIRCNSISPGYMDTALNRAYNTLFEEWKDRTPLGRLGDPDELTGACIYLASDASSYVTGSDIIIDGGYTII; from the coding sequence ATGTCCAACTCCGCCAAAGCCGCTGTCGTGCCCCCCGCCCCCACCGCCGAAGATATCGCCCGAGCCAACGCCGGATCCAAGGAAGAGCCCGTTTTCCAGGCTAAGAACTTTCTGTCCAAGTTCCGACTCGATGGCAAGGTAGCCATTGTGACTGGTGGAGCTCGAGGACTCGGATTCTCCATGGCCGAGGGTCTGTGTTCGGTCGGCCTCAAGGGCATTGCCATTCTGGATGTGCAGCAGGACCTGGGTCTGGATgccattgagaagctgcACAAGGCCTACGGAGTGCAGGCCCAGTTCTACAAGGCCGACGTCCGAGACGAGGAGTCCGTCAACGAGATCATCGACCGAGTTGTGCACGATCTCGGGTCCGTCGACGTTGTGGTCAACTCCGCCGGTGTTGCTGACCTTGTTCACGCAGCTGAGTACCCCGCAGACAAGTTCCGACGAGTCATCGACATCAACCTTAACGgatccttcttggtgacCCAGGCCGCCGCCCGACACATGATCAAGCAGGGCACCGGCGGAACCGTGGTGTTCATCGCCTCCATGTCCGGATCCATTGTCAACTGGCCCCAGCCTCAGAGCGCTTACAACGCCTCCAAGGCTGCCGTCAAGCACCTGTCTAAGTCGCTGGCCGCCGAGTGGGCCGTCCACAACATCCGATGCAACTCCATCTCGCCTGGATACATGGATACCGCTCTTAACCGAGCCTACAACACTCTGTTTGAGGAGTGGAAGGACCGAACCCCCCTCGGCCGACTCGGAGACCCCGACGAGCTCACCGGCGCCTGCATCTACCTGGCTTCCGATGCCTCTTCGTACGTGACCGGATCCGACATTATCATTGATGGTGGTTACACTATTATTTAA